In the Quercus lobata isolate SW786 chromosome 5, ValleyOak3.0 Primary Assembly, whole genome shotgun sequence genome, one interval contains:
- the LOC115991317 gene encoding uncharacterized protein LOC115991317: MKTRTARFGWVTVAIIELWKYPFNYSVLSRPSSHLCSPFARRLPSLLSTLLYPLRTKNTDLLPKTTRWIKTQLPTPRQKRLEHNSEADSSYEQNSGSLTDPAMVVLRDSIAISIWGDNN, from the exons atgaaaacgcgcACTGCGCGTTTTGGATGGGTTACCGTTGCTATAATAGAATTATGGAAATACCCATTCAATTATTCAGTTCTCTCACGCCCCTCATCTCATCTCTGCTCTCCCTTTGCACGACGCCTCCCATCTCTTCTTTCTACTTTGCTCTACCCTCTTC GTACCAAAAACACTGATCTGCTACCAAAAACCACCAG ATGGATAAAAACACAACTTCCAACCCCGAGGCAAAAAAGGCTAGAGCATAATAGTGAAGCAGATAGCAGTTATGAGCAGAACTCAGGATCTTTAACAGACCCTGCGATGGTGGTTCTTCGTGATTCCATTGCTATTTCCATTTGGGGGGATAATAATTAg
- the LOC115992060 gene encoding probable E3 ubiquitin-protein ligase RNF217, which produces MAQESASFDLVQVDDSYFSLVFDEKEDPILPVSDEKYAEELQFQEALMGSVITSKLANNGALTLLPSMSSPTPTIQAIFPTPEPELAKEAGESSHSFCEICVERKDSDQMFKTESCVHSFCSDCIGKHVATKIQESITTVTCPGLDCKGVIELDACRAVLPKDVLDKWDEVLCEALFGSQRFYCPFKDCSAMLLNDNEEGEAIRESECPFCHRLFCAVCYVPWHSGVDCEEFQRLNEDERGRDDLMLRELVKEKKWRRCPHCKYFVERTEGCLHMTCRCTSQFCYGCGAEWTSDHGGCQRD; this is translated from the exons ATGGCACAAGAATCAGCTTCTTTCGATCTTGTACAGGTTGATGATTCCTACTTCTCACTAGTGTTTGATGAAAAAGAAGATCCGATTTTGCCTGTATCTGATGAGAAGTATGCAGAAGAGTTGCAGTTCCAAGAGGCCCTTATGGGCTCTGTGATCACTTCCAAATTGGCCAACAATGGAGCCTTAACCTTATTGCCATCAATGTCATCGCCAACGCCAACAATACAAGCAATTTTTCCAACCCCGGAACCAGAGCTAGCAAAAGAAGCTGGGGAATCATCACATAGCTTCTGTGAGATTTGTGTGGAAAGGAAAGATAGTGACCAGATGTTCAAAACTGAGAGCTGTGTTCACTCATTTTGCTCTGATTGCATTGGCAAACACGTTGCCACAAAGATCCAAGAGAGCATAACCACTGTTACTTGCCCTGGATTGGACTGCAAGGGTGTCATAGAACTCGATGCTTGCAGGGCAGTGCTTCCGAAAGACGTGTTGGACAAGTGGGACGAGGTGCTATGTGAAGCGCTGTTTGGTTCCCAGAGGTTTTACTGTCCTTTCAAGGATTGTTCAGCAATGTTGCTGAATGATAATGAAGAAGGAGAAGCGATTAGGGAGTCAGAGTGCCCGTTCTGCCATAGATTGTTCTGTGCGGTGTGTTATGTGCCTTGGCATTCAGGGGTTGATTGCGAAGAGTTCCAGAGATTGAACGAGGATGAGAGAGGGAGGGATGATCTCATGTTGAGGGAGCTTGTTAAGGAGAAGAAATGGAGGAGGTGTCCCCATTGCAAATATTTTGTGGAAAGGACTGAAGGTTGTTTACATATGACTTGCAG GTGTACTTCCCAGTTCTGCTATGGATGTGGAGCTGAGTGGACTAGCGATCACGGTGGTTGCCAGAGAGATTAA
- the LOC115992034 gene encoding protein MAIN-LIKE 1-like, which produces MEPQIDEELQCLHPGPQEDSVLTRQPYHRSEAIWNGKDPGSLMCRGRTKEMANVQMEDNRVIDIIKLLRLEGLFRAPSKEIDNCLISALVERWRPETHTFHLPHGEMSITLQDVEVIFGLPIDDEVLVGPTAVENGTWRQVYGELLRFTPPEDNKTLVGQRILISRLLEAVAAPLSQDATEIQIHRYARCYILALLGDKLFMDKSGDRVHLMFLELIRKIRDPRQYS; this is translated from the exons ATGGAGCCTCAGATCGATGAGGAGCTACAGTGCTTGCACCCTGGTCCGCAAGAGGATTCAGTGTTGACGCGACAACCATATCACCGATCAGAGGCCATTTGGAATGGCAAG GACCCGGGCTCACTTATGTGCCGTGGTCGTACTAAGGAGATGGCAAACGTTCAGATGGAAGATAATCGGGTGATTGACATTATCAAATTGCTAAGATTAGAAGGATTGTTTAGAGCCCCTTCCAAAGAGATCGATAATTGCCTAATATCGGCCCTAGTTGAGCGATGGCGGCCGGAGACTCATACGTTTCATCTTCCACATGGTGAGATGTCAATCACCCTACAAGATGTGGAGGTGATTTTCGGACTTCCTATAGACGATGAGGTCTTGGTTGGGCCGACTGCTGTGGAGAATGGGACTTGGAGGCAAGTGTACGGGGAGTTGCTTAGATTTACTCCGCCGGAGGACAATAAAACTTTGGTGGGCCAAAGAATTCTCATCAGCCGACTTCTTGAGGCCGTTGCAGCACCACTGTCTCAGGACGCAACAGAGATTCAGATACACCGGTATGCTCGGTGCTATATTTTAGCGCTATTAGGGGATAAACTTTTCATGGACAAGTCAGGAGATAGGGTGCATCTGATGTTCTTGGAGTTGATTCGCAAAATTCGTGATCCGCGGCAGTATAGTTAG
- the LOC115992033 gene encoding serine/threonine-protein phosphatase 7 long form homolog isoform X1: MKYWREGAPEQPSRERAIRSQAALTTMTRRGERRLAEGRASDPMNLEISVCCSGRASERSDLKRRRHCKEPVALSLGFFSGQGVPRNTLSCKWRRHCRWVRVPSSKSRPSGTTLVRYRKQLVTMQPDQIVWQPYEVDFGHLPEFCVAGRDTWTARVPLVCFCIVERHYPDRVLRQFGLAQQQPDNAVYDDRLHKIDLRGKVEKNWREEHGPYIISWEMRRQQLCHAPP, translated from the exons atgaaatactgGAGGGAGGGAGCACCGGAGCAGCCGAGCAGGGAGCGAGCGATCCGATCTCAAGCGGCGTTGACGACGATGACGCGGAGGGGCGAGCGACGACTGGCGGAGGGGCGAGCGAGCGATCCGATGAACCTTGAGATCTCCGTCTGTTGCTCGGGGCGAGCGAGCGAGCGATCCGATCTCAAGCGGCGACGGCATTGCAAAGAACCCGTTGCTCTGTCTTTAG gatttttttcaggtcagggtgttcctaggaACACCCTGAGTTGTAAGTGGCGCCGCCACTGTAGGTGGGTGCGGGTGCCAAGCTCGAAGAGTAGGCCATCTGGCACGACCTTGGTCCGCTATCGCAAGCAATTAGTGACAATGCAGCCAGACCAg ATTGTGTGGCAGCCATACGAGGTAGACTTCGGCCACCTTCCTGAGTTCTGCGTTGCAGGGAGGGATACGTGGACAGCGAGGGTGCCGCTTGTGTGTTTTTGCATAGTAGAGAGACACTACCCGGACCGTGTCCTTCGACAGTTTGGGTTGGCGCAGCAGCAGCCTGACAATGCTGTCTACGATGATAGACTGCATAAAATTGACTTACGTGGGAAGGTGGAAAAGAATTGGAGGGAGGAGCATGGACCGTATATCATTTCATGGGAAATGAGACGACAACAACTTTGTCATGCACCTCCTTAG
- the LOC115992033 gene encoding serine/threonine-protein phosphatase 7 long form homolog isoform X2: MKYWREGAPEQPSRERAIRSQAALTTMTRRGERRLAEGRASDPMNLEISVCCSGRASERSDLKRRRHCKEPVALSLGQGVPRNTLSCKWRRHCRWVRVPSSKSRPSGTTLVRYRKQLVTMQPDQIVWQPYEVDFGHLPEFCVAGRDTWTARVPLVCFCIVERHYPDRVLRQFGLAQQQPDNAVYDDRLHKIDLRGKVEKNWREEHGPYIISWEMRRQQLCHAPP; encoded by the exons atgaaatactgGAGGGAGGGAGCACCGGAGCAGCCGAGCAGGGAGCGAGCGATCCGATCTCAAGCGGCGTTGACGACGATGACGCGGAGGGGCGAGCGACGACTGGCGGAGGGGCGAGCGAGCGATCCGATGAACCTTGAGATCTCCGTCTGTTGCTCGGGGCGAGCGAGCGAGCGATCCGATCTCAAGCGGCGACGGCATTGCAAAGAACCCGTTGCTCTGTCTTTAG gtcagggtgttcctaggaACACCCTGAGTTGTAAGTGGCGCCGCCACTGTAGGTGGGTGCGGGTGCCAAGCTCGAAGAGTAGGCCATCTGGCACGACCTTGGTCCGCTATCGCAAGCAATTAGTGACAATGCAGCCAGACCAg ATTGTGTGGCAGCCATACGAGGTAGACTTCGGCCACCTTCCTGAGTTCTGCGTTGCAGGGAGGGATACGTGGACAGCGAGGGTGCCGCTTGTGTGTTTTTGCATAGTAGAGAGACACTACCCGGACCGTGTCCTTCGACAGTTTGGGTTGGCGCAGCAGCAGCCTGACAATGCTGTCTACGATGATAGACTGCATAAAATTGACTTACGTGGGAAGGTGGAAAAGAATTGGAGGGAGGAGCATGGACCGTATATCATTTCATGGGAAATGAGACGACAACAACTTTGTCATGCACCTCCTTAG